Within Deinococcus actinosclerus, the genomic segment GCGCCGCCTGCTGGTCCATGAAGCCGTAGTTGCCGCTCGTGCCGTCCGTGGATTCCTGATCCAGTTCCGGCAGGGCCAGGAAGCCCAGCGGTCCCAGGCGGTAGTTCAGAGTGACCACGATCACGCCCTCGCGCCGCGCCAGTTCGGAGGCGTCGTACAGCCCGGCCGAGCCGTTCACGAACGCCCCGCCGTGAATCCAGACCATCACCGGCAGCGGTCCCGGGCGGCCCTGCGGCACGTACACGTTCAGGTACAGGCAGTCCTCCTGGCCCTTCACGTCCCCCACGGTCTCGCTGGGCAGCGCGAACAGCGCCGAGATCACCTGCGTGCACACCGGACTCAGCTGGTCGGCCGCGCGGGTGGAGGTCCAGGTGGGGGCCGGCTGCGGCGGTCGCCAGCGGTTGGGCCCAGTGGGCGGCGCGGCGTACGGCAGGCCCAGGTACTGCGTGACGGCGCCCTTCGTGACGCCCTGCACCGGCCCCTGCGCGGTGGTCACCCCCGGCGCGCCGGTCTGTCCGGCAGCCCAGCTTCCCGTGCCCAGCAGCGTGGCCAGCAGCGCCGCGCGTCCCTTGCCGATCCGTGTCTGCATCTTGTCCTCCGCTCCGTGGAATGACCTGCCCCGTGAACAGGAAGTGGGGCGCACCAGCTCTCGCCCGCGCGCCCCACCCTGGCCTGTTCAGCTGCCGCTGTTGCTGCCGCCCCCGCCCTGCACCTTGGCCTTGAGGGCCGCCATGGCGTCGTCGAGGGCCTGCCCGCGCCCCAGGTCCTTGAGCTGCGCGTCGAAGTCGTTCTCCTTGCGCAGGTCCTGCATGGCGCGGTTGCGGTCCTCCATGCCGGAAACCTTCTGCTCCATCTCCTCGAAGGCGTCCATCGCCCCGCCGGCCTTGCTGAAGCCCGACACGCGGTCCAGGGTGGCCCCGGCCTGCGCGGTCTTCTGCCGGGCGGCCAGCAGGGACTTCTTGCTTTCCATCTCGTCGATCTTGGCTTCCAGGGCGCGCAGCTGGGTCTTGAGCTGCTCGACCGTCTGCGACTGCACGCCGAGCTGCTCCTCGAAGCCCGCCGCGAGATCCTTGGCGTTCTGCGAG encodes:
- a CDS encoding PspA/IM30 family protein, translated to MSILDRLSRLLRANVNDLISKAEDPAKIIDQALRDMRAAYAEARSEVAAAMSQNAKLEREANTNRRMASEYEKKAEEALRGGSEELAREALRRSQNAKDLAAGFEEQLGVQSQTVEQLKTQLRALEAKIDEMESKKSLLAARQKTAQAGATLDRVSGFSKAGGAMDAFEEMEQKVSGMEDRNRAMQDLRKENDFDAQLKDLGRGQALDDAMAALKAKVQGGGGSNSGS